In one window of bacterium DNA:
- a CDS encoding serine/threonine-protein kinase, with the protein MAPYLTAVSQLYGLTSRMTDALPAATFFSAVNGFYDALDPALIPGFPEVERDRVRDLIVQIQRLSAPETVSMICAQSFVRDMRKLGLIPSRDQQENEETARELLRQFLESSEPSPENAAARAAGGGIRLHSRTQHHRRTIRGDFVDDLVIGALQMDGVFHIGHPSQVPDLSPAVDELRKTRRFSDVQTGRRTLPEAHDAEFEPAPLPPAPVIAVEGPPPSSSPEPEEDKVAALRAAFEDERGRLLREAESARQSAVEEAHARVWQSITEGDFPLTEPNGGLLLVKGGLYLAYAQEMYDVVVGSQYKLMKRIGEGGSSLVYVAEEIGTERKVAVKILKEGQEDRERIHEAHRNELRLQPILKTDHFVHAYTHGLTAGDSPYIVMELMEGGSLADFIGEMTLGRRKPALRELTGMLLQAVASVAEAQKRGVLHRDIKPENFFISSEGKVKLGDFGIAQKTSDMVPRPSENIFGTPGYIPPEISRPQGPTSIDTPQNDVWALGVTLYELLTGVFPFEAATSTGIMINSLSKEPPPPSQVRPDLGIPPALDRIIAKAMAKNPKDRHQDASDLLYELLVYEADALEEEAYAILRRSMTTNADLNIYQDEWREKIQDALRVLRAVYDRYPHPKIIEKRIRLNFDLFRWADRRGDVELARRTVESINALAPGSEIANQVNRPVQVNFYPDGLERRKDRIRVEIVKYAYRAGFIDFEQYFSKPKDEFPFGALRFPRGAVVGAKFSGPGLIPVYIPLPVRAGSYQIRVPVYRVGQVPRGWMILPAGPVAARQMPGSFAEQFDNWREVTDDYGVGPFVTEADWALHLQAFARTHGTEAARRRIPRNWEVDKDLTSFRYTNGQPIIEMAPVTYILHEHAREYLDQLTLALKTDESAWSDITFPPMNVWKRFLRGNDARMWPWGDALPAPGIAGFRFPDPRFARSLTALPINEKNIRDISPFSVPSTPGDAESITISHVAGNVQHILELSDPKERELIAGVFQMTTETLAKHFIVAGSSYRSSAPTNPDILEPFPLDSVGPWGIRPVVRLRHAAATPSIVSLSSNS; encoded by the coding sequence TTGGCGCCTTACTTGACGGCCGTCTCCCAGCTCTACGGGCTCACGTCCCGCATGACCGACGCGCTGCCGGCCGCGACGTTCTTCAGCGCCGTCAACGGCTTCTACGACGCCCTGGACCCCGCGCTCATCCCCGGCTTTCCGGAGGTCGAGCGAGACCGGGTCCGCGACCTCATCGTCCAAATCCAGAGACTGAGCGCCCCGGAGACCGTCTCGATGATCTGCGCCCAATCCTTCGTGCGCGACATGCGCAAGCTGGGGCTGATCCCCTCCCGCGACCAACAGGAAAACGAAGAGACCGCCCGCGAGCTGCTCCGGCAATTCCTCGAATCCTCGGAACCCTCCCCCGAGAATGCCGCGGCGCGCGCCGCCGGGGGCGGTATCCGGCTCCACTCCCGAACGCAGCATCACCGCCGGACGATCCGGGGCGATTTCGTCGACGACCTGGTCATCGGCGCCCTTCAAATGGACGGCGTGTTCCACATCGGCCATCCGTCTCAGGTGCCCGACCTGTCGCCGGCCGTCGACGAGCTGAGGAAAACCCGGCGCTTCAGCGACGTTCAGACCGGGCGTCGGACCCTGCCCGAGGCACACGACGCCGAGTTTGAACCCGCGCCTCTCCCGCCGGCCCCCGTCATCGCCGTCGAAGGGCCTCCGCCCTCGTCTTCCCCGGAACCTGAGGAGGACAAAGTCGCGGCGCTCCGCGCCGCGTTCGAAGACGAGCGCGGCCGTCTCCTCCGGGAAGCGGAGTCGGCGAGGCAATCCGCCGTCGAAGAGGCCCACGCGAGGGTCTGGCAATCCATCACCGAGGGCGACTTCCCCCTGACCGAACCCAACGGGGGTCTTCTGCTCGTCAAGGGCGGGCTGTATCTGGCCTATGCCCAGGAGATGTATGACGTCGTCGTCGGGTCCCAGTACAAGCTGATGAAGAGGATCGGCGAGGGGGGCTCCAGCTTGGTCTACGTGGCCGAGGAGATCGGCACCGAGCGCAAGGTCGCCGTCAAGATCCTCAAGGAAGGACAGGAAGACCGCGAGCGCATCCACGAGGCGCACCGGAACGAGCTGAGACTCCAGCCGATCCTCAAGACCGACCATTTTGTGCACGCCTACACGCACGGCCTCACGGCGGGCGACAGCCCGTACATCGTCATGGAGCTCATGGAGGGGGGATCGCTCGCCGATTTCATCGGAGAGATGACCCTCGGGCGCCGGAAGCCCGCCCTGCGCGAACTGACCGGCATGCTGCTCCAGGCCGTCGCGTCGGTGGCCGAGGCCCAGAAGCGGGGCGTCTTGCACCGGGACATCAAGCCAGAGAATTTTTTCATCTCATCCGAGGGCAAGGTCAAGCTCGGTGACTTCGGCATCGCTCAGAAGACCTCGGACATGGTCCCCCGGCCTTCCGAGAACATCTTCGGAACGCCGGGCTACATCCCGCCGGAAATCTCGCGCCCGCAGGGCCCCACCAGCATCGACACCCCGCAAAACGACGTCTGGGCCCTGGGGGTCACCCTCTACGAGCTCTTGACGGGCGTCTTTCCCTTCGAGGCGGCGACGAGCACGGGCATCATGATCAACAGCCTTTCCAAGGAACCGCCCCCGCCCAGCCAAGTCCGCCCCGACCTGGGCATCCCGCCCGCCCTCGACCGCATCATCGCGAAGGCCATGGCGAAAAATCCGAAGGATCGCCACCAGGACGCCTCAGATCTGCTCTACGAATTGCTGGTCTACGAGGCGGACGCCCTGGAAGAGGAGGCCTACGCCATTCTCCGCCGGAGCATGACGACCAACGCGGACCTGAACATTTATCAGGACGAATGGCGCGAAAAGATCCAGGACGCCCTGCGCGTGCTTCGCGCCGTCTACGACCGGTACCCGCACCCGAAGATCATCGAAAAGCGCATCCGCCTGAACTTCGACCTCTTCCGGTGGGCGGACCGGAGGGGCGACGTCGAACTCGCGCGGAGGACGGTGGAAAGCATCAACGCCCTGGCTCCGGGGAGCGAGATCGCCAACCAGGTCAACCGGCCGGTGCAGGTGAATTTCTATCCCGACGGCTTGGAGCGCCGGAAGGACCGGATCCGAGTGGAGATCGTGAAATACGCCTACCGGGCCGGCTTTATCGACTTCGAGCAGTATTTTTCAAAACCCAAGGACGAATTTCCGTTCGGGGCGCTCCGGTTTCCGCGAGGCGCCGTCGTCGGGGCGAAATTCTCGGGACCGGGCCTCATTCCCGTCTACATCCCCCTCCCCGTCCGGGCCGGCTCCTACCAGATCCGCGTCCCTGTCTATCGCGTAGGCCAGGTCCCCCGAGGATGGATGATCCTGCCCGCCGGGCCCGTCGCGGCCAGGCAAATGCCGGGCTCCTTCGCGGAGCAGTTCGACAACTGGCGCGAGGTCACGGACGACTACGGTGTGGGACCCTTCGTGACCGAGGCCGACTGGGCCTTGCACCTGCAAGCGTTCGCGAGGACCCACGGGACCGAGGCCGCACGGCGAAGGATCCCGAGAAACTGGGAAGTCGACAAGGACCTGACGAGCTTCCGTTACACCAACGGCCAGCCCATCATCGAAATGGCCCCCGTCACCTACATCCTGCACGAACACGCCCGCGAATATCTGGATCAGTTGACCCTCGCCCTCAAGACGGATGAAAGCGCCTGGTCGGACATTACCTTTCCGCCCATGAACGTCTGGAAGAGATTCCTCCGAGGCAACGACGCCCGCATGTGGCCATGGGGCGACGCCCTGCCGGCCCCGGGGATCGCAGGCTTCCGGTTTCCCGACCCGCGCTTCGCCCGCTCGCTCACGGCCCTGCCCATCAACGAGAAAAACATCCGGGATATCTCCCCCTTCTCCGTCCCTTCGACGCCGGGGGATGCCGAGTCGATCACGATCTCGCACGTCGCGGGCAACGTGCAGCACATTTTGGAATTAAGCGATCCCAAGGAGCGCGAGCTGATCGCCGGGGTCTTTCAGATGACGACGGAGACGCTGGCCAAACACTTCATCGTCGCCGGATCCTCCTACCGGTCTTCGGCGCCGACCAATCCGGATATCCTGGAACCGTTCCCTCTCGACTCCGTCGGCCCTTGGGGCATACGGCCGGTGGTCCGCCTCAGACACGCGGCCGCCACGCCTTCGATTGTTTCCCTCTCCAGCAACTCCTGA
- a CDS encoding lysophospholipid acyltransferase family protein, translating to MSLLLPLSPHLTLPLCSAVDLQRALFQASTFSDIAAVHGALEGVANAIQPHRSALEHSVSSKGVTFRREMRYFDHLLSRDSEGSRLALSEIAMHPKALELLLHQSPQTARNLAETAAGIAVDATGIREAHLNWLQVPLNGPGDSPLTAWGQITYWLSSLAAPANWLSWTSAASMAVESAYWAGSGQTPTTAFAASSALLAGALYGMAHRKSAKNRLVEAARRAPLDFESARGFLESFNRLIPANTPSLDGSGNPDVIESIRKSSALGGVPNLSLPTTLQVIADFLNFGSATVQGLGAPGSSKDLYNRLAQAIGFGTLSRTRWQPTVLNAHRMEQIAEYRRQGKKVIFVGNHRSHLDILLAVALLRDFDIRFVAKSELLKVPVLGDILRMADHFTVDREHDDRRLEKVSAWGVRTFEKGLCPFFFIEGTRMDTPLRREEVGIRPPEIGAAHLAAQFPNDVVIVPVVSYGFGRLLRKEESLDAVLEGTMRHQPTVTSILEPIEVWNLLDADPALSKDEEIRLNSLLWNRMWAELSRIQAYMNDLSAKAA from the coding sequence ATGAGTCTCCTCTTGCCCTTGTCGCCCCATCTGACGCTGCCGCTATGCTCCGCGGTCGACCTGCAGAGGGCCTTGTTCCAAGCCTCGACTTTTTCCGACATCGCCGCGGTCCATGGCGCCTTGGAGGGCGTCGCCAACGCGATCCAGCCCCACCGGTCGGCCTTGGAACATAGCGTCAGCTCCAAGGGCGTGACCTTCCGCCGTGAGATGCGCTACTTCGATCATCTGCTTTCCCGCGATTCCGAGGGCTCGCGACTCGCCCTCTCAGAGATCGCAATGCACCCCAAGGCCCTCGAACTCCTCCTGCATCAATCGCCGCAGACCGCCCGAAACCTCGCAGAGACGGCGGCCGGGATCGCAGTGGACGCCACCGGCATTCGCGAGGCGCATCTGAACTGGCTCCAGGTTCCCTTGAACGGACCTGGCGATTCACCGCTGACGGCCTGGGGACAGATCACCTATTGGCTTTCCAGCCTCGCCGCCCCGGCGAATTGGTTGTCCTGGACCTCCGCCGCCTCCATGGCCGTGGAATCCGCCTATTGGGCCGGCTCTGGACAGACGCCGACGACCGCCTTCGCCGCCTCATCCGCCCTCCTCGCCGGCGCCCTCTATGGAATGGCCCACCGAAAGAGCGCGAAGAACCGGCTCGTCGAGGCCGCCCGGCGCGCCCCTCTCGACTTCGAGTCCGCGCGCGGATTCTTGGAATCCTTCAACCGCCTCATCCCGGCGAACACGCCCTCCCTCGATGGGTCCGGCAACCCCGACGTGATCGAGAGCATCCGCAAGAGCTCGGCGCTCGGAGGGGTCCCGAATTTAAGCCTTCCCACGACCCTGCAGGTGATCGCGGACTTTTTAAATTTCGGCTCCGCCACGGTCCAGGGATTAGGCGCCCCCGGATCCTCCAAAGACCTTTACAACCGCCTGGCACAAGCGATCGGCTTCGGGACCCTCTCCCGCACGCGCTGGCAACCGACCGTCTTGAACGCCCACCGGATGGAACAGATCGCCGAATACCGGCGTCAGGGCAAGAAGGTCATCTTCGTCGGCAATCACCGCAGCCATCTGGACATCCTCCTAGCGGTGGCCCTCCTCCGCGATTTTGACATCCGCTTCGTGGCCAAGTCCGAACTCCTCAAGGTACCCGTTCTCGGAGACATCCTCCGCATGGCGGACCATTTTACGGTGGACCGGGAGCACGACGACCGGCGCCTCGAAAAGGTCTCGGCCTGGGGCGTCCGCACGTTCGAGAAGGGTCTTTGCCCCTTCTTCTTCATCGAGGGGACCCGCATGGACACGCCGCTCCGCCGCGAGGAGGTGGGGATCCGGCCTCCAGAGATCGGCGCCGCCCATCTCGCCGCCCAGTTCCCGAACGACGTGGTCATCGTCCCGGTGGTCTCGTACGGTTTCGGACGCCTTCTCCGCAAAGAGGAGAGCTTGGACGCGGTGCTGGAAGGCACGATGCGGCATCAGCCGACGGTCACGTCGATCCTCGAACCGATCGAGGTCTGGAACCTCCTGGATGCGGATCCCGCCTTGTCGAAGGACGAGGAGATCCGCCTCAACTCCCTCCTCTGGAACCGGATGTGGGCCGAACTCTCCCGCATCCAGGCCTACATGAATGACTTGTCCGCCAAGGCCGCCTGA
- a CDS encoding amidohydrolase family protein — MVIENDRITYVGAYGHTPLNAKTGHCVDLADDTLLPGFVNTHCHLEHSALKGLTTPQRPFTEWVKEVTRENASLTRGDVRSGVSRGIEALIRGGTTTLADHCHPDTEPFATPFRRVLFWEVLGAHMGRARECLEKARRRAADEGGFVTPHSLYAVHEEVSEQILAESQSRQSLHILESADEDRFFRRQDGPLAVYVQERGGDLDFPFSSPVRWLEAHHRLNSGCLLVHGNHLIPSEIGILRGSGASVIHCPGSHRFFGHKRFPLEDLKAAGVRMALGTDGLASNEDLSMLREMRLLKETYPRLTDEEVINMATIEGARALGMEKEIGSIEVGKKADLIAVRGTPLEAESVVFSMVDGRVCLNP, encoded by the coding sequence GTGGTAATTGAAAACGACCGCATCACATACGTCGGGGCGTATGGCCATACGCCCCTAAACGCCAAGACCGGGCATTGCGTAGATCTGGCTGATGACACCCTCCTCCCGGGATTCGTGAACACACATTGCCACCTGGAACATTCCGCCCTGAAAGGCCTCACGACGCCCCAGCGCCCCTTCACCGAATGGGTGAAGGAGGTGACAAGGGAGAACGCCTCGCTCACCAGGGGCGACGTGCGGTCCGGCGTCTCGCGGGGCATCGAGGCCCTGATCCGCGGCGGGACGACGACGCTCGCCGACCATTGCCATCCGGATACGGAACCCTTTGCGACTCCGTTCCGGCGCGTCCTATTTTGGGAGGTCTTGGGCGCCCACATGGGGCGCGCCCGTGAGTGTCTGGAAAAGGCCCGCCGGCGCGCCGCCGACGAGGGGGGATTCGTAACCCCTCATTCGCTCTATGCCGTCCACGAGGAGGTCTCGGAGCAAATTTTGGCGGAATCGCAGTCCCGTCAATCCCTCCACATTCTGGAATCGGCCGACGAGGACCGCTTCTTCCGGCGCCAGGACGGCCCCCTGGCCGTCTACGTACAGGAACGAGGCGGGGATCTGGATTTTCCCTTTTCCTCCCCCGTCCGGTGGCTCGAAGCCCATCACCGTCTGAATTCGGGATGCCTTCTCGTACACGGAAATCACCTCATCCCCTCGGAAATTGGCATCTTGCGGGGCTCCGGGGCCTCTGTTATCCATTGCCCCGGCAGCCACCGGTTTTTCGGACACAAGCGCTTCCCCCTGGAGGATTTGAAGGCCGCGGGAGTCCGTATGGCGCTGGGCACCGACGGCCTGGCCAGCAACGAGGACCTCTCCATGCTCCGGGAAATGCGTCTCTTGAAGGAGACCTATCCGCGTTTGACCGACGAAGAAGTGATCAACATGGCGACGATCGAAGGGGCCCGGGCCCTGGGGATGGAGAAGGAGATCGGTTCGATCGAGGTTGGAAAGAAGGCGGACCTCATTGCGGTTCGAGGGACCCCTCTGGAAGCGGAATCGGTCGTTTTTTCGATGGTGGATGGACGCGTATGTTTGAATCCCTGA